The DNA window GTGAGCTCGCAGGAAGCAGAGCCCTGCCCACAGCACGTTGAGCAGGGCGAAGGACAGCACAATGTCAAGTGTCCTGTAAGTCTTGTAGATTGTcccttatttcaaaaataaaactcctATTTAAATTGAACCTGTTTGCAACAGGCCAAATGTGTGATTCTGCACGCAACAGATCTGTTATTGCTTGAAACGTAACCCCCAGGGCTGAGCTGCCCACGCCGGGGCACGCAGACCGTCTCGAAATCACGAACCACAGCTGAGCGCCCGCCCATGACAGGGACCCGGGACCCGGAGCACGCTTCTCAGGCGCCGATCAGGTCCAGGTAAGGCACGCTCTGTGCTCTGCGCTGAGGGGAGCCgttcccttccttcccctcccaagCTGCAAAGAATGGTTTTGTCCCAACAGTCATAGTTGCTGCCACAGCCACTGTGTACACACGCTCAGAACCTCCTAGCCTtcagactggaaaagaaaaccTCCTGCACACCCAAAAGGTGTCTTAGCTTTACATCCTCGCACTCCAGGAAACGTACTAGTATCCGAGACTCAAGGGTGAGCTGCAGTGAACACCAGCAGGGAAGACGCTGGGCCTGACAGCCAGCACAAGACTTTTCTATGCACCCCCTTCTCATtaatccacatttttaaaaagtatttatttcctGACAGTATTTCTAAATGTGACTATTTGTAACatacaacaaatgaaaaatatgactAGACTGCAAGAACAAAAACCTGCTTGTGAAACAAGGTACTGAAACAAAGCCGTGTGCTCCTTGCTGGGGCAAGGGGACCAAGAGGGGCCCCGGAGACAGCCACTGAGCCCTCCGCCTGGGCAACAAGGCCCCAGATCTTCAGGAGGAGAGTCACTGGCTCTAGTCACGGGGCTGGCACGTCCCCTCACCGCTCCCACTCCAGGAAGTGCTGGGTGCACAGGCGCGTCAGCGCGAGAGGCAATGGTGACAGCGCATCCGGTCCCCAAGCCCCTCGCAGGACGCCCCAGCTGCGCCTGGCTGCCATCATCCTACAGAAGCCCGCATTTCAGATGAAAAGCCTGCCTGGGGTAGAAAAGGTACAAAAAACACAGATGCTGTGGTTCTGCAAGCTCGCCTTTTTTGGTACCAGCACAGAGTGTCCGTCCCAGAGGAAACCCCGCGAACCGCCTGGCAGTGCGTCTGCGCGCGGCAGTGCGTCTGCGCGCAGCTGTGCATGGGCGCGGGAGGCTCAGAGCCCCAGCGACTTCTGCACAATCTGCTTGGCGACCTTGTAGAACTGCTCCCGGTCGTCCCGCCACATCTTGGAGGCGTCCACGTTGGCGCCGCTCTCGTCATTGGGCTCTGAAAGAGGGAGAATCTCCAGGTGAAAGGGGCTCGGCCAGGAAGGGCCTGGCACGACCCCCTATATCCCGTAAGGGCACTGGCATCTCCCCACGGAGGGGACCAGGCAGACCAGAAGCTGTGGGAGGCTGTCAGCTCTCTGGGGAGAAGAGCCCCTCCTGAGGGGCCAGGCTGAAGAGTGGTGTGAGCCGCCCTCGGGCTTCTCCAACCCAGAGCAACGGCTTCACCTTAACACCAGCTGGCTGGCCGAGCAGCTGCGGGGCCCAGCCTCTCCACTCCATGGAAGCACTCCCCCCACGACCAGGGTTTCAGCCCACTCCTCCCTCGGCTCCTCTGAGGCCCCCCTGTCCCGCCTACGGGAGTCCCTCCAAGCTGcgtcccctcctgcctcctccagagACAGCCCCGCACCTCACCTCCATGGCCAGGTCTTGGAGAGCACCCATCAAGGGTGGACACTCACACCCAAACTCTGCTCTTCCCCAAATCCTGCTCCCTCTGGACTCCCGTCCCAAAGACAACACCCCTCCACCCGCCATCAGGGCAGGAGCAGGAGCCCCCTCACACCACGCAGTGAGCATCCAGGGTCTTCCCAGCCTTGCCCGCCTCTCGGCTGGGACCTTCCCCACCAGCTTCAAGCACCTGGGCTGCAAGGACGATCCTTCCTGGGCGCTGCTGTATGGTCTAACAGCCCAGGAGTGCCAGGCTCTGGGACAGCACCTGTCCACAGGGCAACCTCCCCAAGCTGGGCTCCAGCCACACCCAGTCCTGCCACCAAGAGGCTCAGCACTCGCCCCAAATGCCCCACCCCCCTCACCTTTTAACTCCTCTGTGTTCTAAGCTGACCTCAGGGAGTGGCCCAAGCGCCCCATGTCCTCACCTCGGATTGACTGCTGTGGCTGCACCACTGGTGGGTGTGAAAGAGCCCTAGACTGTGGGGCCTTAAGGCTGGGGTCAGTGTCGCCTGAGCTTTACACCCAGGATACGGTGTCTGTAATACAGCAGGACTCCCAGGTCAGAGCACAGGTAACCATAGCCAATGACATGGCAGACAGACACAAGACCATCTCTACGTCCACAGTTATGAAAAGTAAGCTTATGCTTGGAGAAGAAGCTTATGCTTCTCTGCATAAAAAAGCAGAGAAGACTATACATCAACTACTCAGggaggaggttcatgacactgtacaggaggcagtgatcaaaaccaccccccaaaagaagaaaggcaaaaaggaggccttacaaatagctgagaaaagaacagaagtgaaaggcaaaggagaaaaggaaagatatacccatctgaatgcagagttccaaagagtaacagggagagataagaaagcctttctaagtgaacaacgtaaagaagtagaggaaaacaacagaatgggaaagactagagatctcttcaaagaaaatcagataccaagagaacatttcccacaaagatgggcacaataaaggacagaatggtagggaagcagaagatattctgaagaggtggcaagaacacacaaaagaactatacaaaaaagatctccatgacccagttatccacaatggtgtgatcactcagctagagccggacatcttggagtgtgaagtcaagtggaccttaggatcactatgaacaaagctagtggaggtactGGAATGTTGtgctcaatatgcctgcaaatatggaaaactcagcagtggccacgggactggaaaagattagttttcattctaatcccaaagaaggacaaagccaaagaatgttcaaactactgcacaactgcactcatttcacatgctaacaaagtaatgctcaaaattctccaagccaggcttcaacagtacatgaaccaagaacttccagatgttcaagctggatttagaaagagcagaggaaccagagatcaaattgccaatatccactggatcatagaaaaagcaagagaattctagaaaaacttcactgactatgctaaagcctttaattgtatggatcacaacaaactggaaaattttgaaagagatgggaataccagaccaccttacttgcctcctgagaaacttctctgcaggttaagaagcaacacttagaaccggacatgaaacaacagactggttccaaattgggaaaggagtacatcaaggctatatattgtcaccctgcttatttaacttatatgcagaatatatcatacaaaatgccaggcttgatgaagcacaagctggaatcaagactgccaggaaaaatatcaataatctcagatatgcagatgacaccacccttatggcagaaagtgaagaaaaactaaagagcctcttgatgaaagtgtaagaggagaatgaaaaagctggcttaaaactcaacattaaaaaaactaagatcatggcatctggccccatcacttcatggcaaatagttgaggaaaaattggaaacagtgacagactttattttcttgggctccaaaatcactgcagatggtgattgcatccatgaaattaaaagacacctgctccttggatgaaaagctatgacaaacctagacagtgtattaaaaagtagagacattacattgccagcaaaggtccgtatagtcaaagctatggtttttccagtactcatgtatggatatgagagttggaccataaagaaggctgaatgccgaagaattgatgcttttgagctgtggtgttggagaagactcttgagagtcccctggactgcaaggagatgaaaccagtcaatcctaaaggaaatcaatcctgaatatacattagaaggattaatgctgaagctgaagccccaatactttggctacctgatgcaaagagttgacacattagaaaagaccctgatgctgggaaaggttgaaggcaggagaaggggacgacagaggatgagatggtaggatggcatcatagactcaataaacatgagtgtgagcaagctccgggagctggtgatgaacagggcagcctggcgtgctgtagtccatggggtcggaaagagtcggacaagactgagcgactgaacaccaccactcAGGAAGGACCAGCGAGCTGCAAGACAAGGGTTAGTGAAGAAAGAGAAGCAGGCCCCAGTGTCAAGTCTCTTCTCTGGACCAGAACTGCTTCTGTCTTGGGGCGGCGGGGCGGTGTTACCTGCCAGCATGCTCACCACCGACAGGAGGATCTTCTCCACGCTCTGCACGGGGCTCCAGCGCTCGGCGCTGCTCtcgtagcccatggggtcgtcgCCAGGAGCATGCAGGATGGAGATGCAGACTCTGCCATCTGGGTAGACTGCAGGGCAGGATACACACGGTTAGCCAAGGGAACGCTGGTGACTGGGCACCCGGTCGGACCACGGAGAAGAGGCGTGAGCAGTGGCCACTGAGGGGAGCTGTCTGCACCCCGACACAACCGTGGCCTGGATACCACACTAACATCCACACACTGCCCACAGGCCCAGCAGGCCCCCAGGGCACCGCTCAATCACGAACACGGTGCTGGGCCAGCCTGCACAGCCCTAGTCCCCGTGGGGTGGCCCCATTTTCATACGGATTTTACAGGTATTACATCCAAGGGAATAAATGAAAGGCCATTTGGTCGTCAGATATTCTGCCCACGTGTCTCATGTAGTTAGGATCTTCACAACACTCTCATTATGAGCTTCTCAGATACTCCTCATTCTGCCATTAAGCCCCTGAAGTGGACTGTGTAAAACACAGGTTCCTGTGACTAGGATAAAGGCTACAGGAATTACTTAACTATCCAGAAAAACATAGGTACTGAGATTTCTCCTGGTAACTTATTCTAACAGAAAATGACCGCCTGAATTCTCTGGAAATCAGCTGTGCTTGAATTGAAACCCATCTTCCATCAACAGCACCCCTAACCAGACCCTCGGGATGCACCTGCCACTTCCCTTTCACAGCTCTCAGGTGAATCGGTACAGGCTCAGATACCCAGGGATCACTCGTCAGCCTGTAAGGCTGCTAAGTGGTAACAGTAACAGGCAGTTTTAAATAAACTGGCTGACTTCACCTCCACCATCTTGTCACCCTCTAGCAGAGGGAGCAGCTCTAAACAGCCTTTCCTCTACACCTCGCCCCTGCACCCCAACATCCAGCTCCAGCGGCTGCTGCGCTCTCACTGAAGGGTTAGAAGTCCACGTGCCATCTGTCCTGGACACTGGGATGTCCGTCTGAGGTCCACACACACAGGACCCAGGCAGCAGCCAGGACACTTTGAACAGCTCTCCCTGCCACGGACAGAGAGGACATGTCCAGTTTTCAACTTCAGCGTCACTTCCTCATGGAAGTGGTAGGACCATGTGACGGCACTGCTGCCCCAGAAGCATCAGGAAGTAGCTgtgtccctgccccaccccactgcAGCCATTACTGTGACCTCCTAaaacccaccccccccccacccaggggCCCACGCCCACCCACAGGGCTTCGTCACCAGCACCCACCGCTGGTGCCAGGCTGACAGTCTCTCTCCTCCAGCCACGGCAAAGCCCCAGCCTGTGCACTCACTCTGCCCTCTGCACTGCACACCGTGGCCCTTCTGAGACCACGCTGGTCATGCCGGCCTCTCCACCCCCTCACACCCTCTCCCAGCCTGTCAGGGACCTCCACTGCTCCTCAGACAAACATCAGAATCCTTAATGCTGACTGAGAGGCCCGCCCTGGTTTGCCCCTGCACCCCCAACACGGGGCCTCTGTACAGGCCAgatcccctccctgccccacacaGACCCTGGCCACCCCTGCTGCTCCTCCCACAAGAGGGGGGCTCTACACCCCCATCGCAGGTGCCCTCCTGGCCCCCATGGGGCTTCTCATCTGTACAACCCCGTGATCAGCGCCCATCGCTGCCCTCAGATGGGAGCTCCTGACCGTCAAGCCCCTACCTCTGACTATTTGCTCACTGTGGCACCCCAGCAACCCACGGCGAATCTGCCTCAGTGTTTATGGACTGACCAACCTTCATGATGCTGTCACACAGTTCTCTCAAAAACAACTAACAAAATAAAAGTGGCACACATACTCACTCCCTGTAAGGCTAAATTTTAAAACCGTACTGATTATCTGAACATCAAATATAATATTATCAGACTATTAGCACTCCCATAACTCAACAACTTTATTGGCCACATATGTCTTTAAACTACCTCACAGGTGtcattttaaagaatgtatttatCTTCAAtgtaatcttatttttaattacgCACAATCGTCTTCACAGTTGCATTTTACTGTTAACCACCTTGAACTTGCTGACTTCTTCAGTTGCCGCTACTGACCACAGTGACTGTCTAACGGTGTATTATGGGAAATTCCACACACACGGCAGAACCGCAGCACGCGACGCACGCCTGCCTGTGCGCACCTCCAGGTGCCCCTGGGCCAGCACACTCCTTCAGGAGCACTTACTGTTGGGGTGAAACATCTCGCAGGTAAATCTCATCTTTGGGGGACTTAACGGGTAATCAAGTGGGAAACTCAGGATGGCAGGAAACACCCCAAACTCAAAACAGGTGTCTTCTGGGCCCCTggaagatataaaagaaaaacagaaacaggtaGATTTTCTTCAAAGTCTATCATGTTTTAGACATAAgtactgctgctattgctgctaagtcgcttcagtcgtgtccgactctgtgtgaccccaaagacggcagcccaccaagctcccctgtccctgggattctccaggcaagaacactggagtggttgccatttccttctccaatgcatgaaagtgaaaagtgaaagtgaagtcgctcagtcgtgtccgactcttctcgaccccatggattgcagcctaccaggctcctccatccatgggatttcccaggcaagagtactggagtggagtgccatagACATAAGTACAAGATACTTCTACTGCTTTACAAATAAATGCAGGTGAAAAGATGATCTAAATAACATGATGAATTGCCTCTGGATGGGAAGCACTGTGTCGCTGTCTCCTTCCAATCCGGCTTAAACCATGAAGGGCGGGCCAGGCAGAGTTTCACATTAGCAAGGGTGAGAGTGAGGCCGCAGCGCCTGCCAGAGGAACGGGATCAGAGAAGAGAGCCGGAGCCGGCATGCGGGCGCCCAGGATCCCGTACACGCACCAAGGCACGTGTTAGAGCAGGCTCCACTGTACTGAACGAACAAGCGGCCACCAGCTGGTATCTCGAAGGCTAGTTGTAGCTTTTGAAAGTGCCTGAGAAGTGACTCTGTAACCTCCAAGGGGCAGACCCAGAGCACACAGGGATGGCTGACTGATGAGGCTCGAGCGCACGTGTGTGAGCCGCGAGCCCTGACCTGCAGGCCTGGGCTCGCTCCACATTCTGGGCCGAAAGTCACCCGAGTCCTCGCTGTCACCAGGCACGCGCCTGCCTGCCTGGGTTCACGTCCTCCTCGTGCGGAAAATGGCAGAAACGGGCCAAACCACTTTCAAAGTcctgtcaaattttaaaaacactattcTGAACAATAGACAAGATGCAAGGCCAGCAGAGAGAGCGGCGAGCCACCCCGCTCACAGTGTGACGGGGGGAACCTCCTCCCCTCACAGATACAAATGTCTCATAAAACAGGCCCGACACTTAGACCAGCTTTCCTAAGCAAACGTTTATAAGGAGGCAGAACTGACGAATAACAGCTACACACGTTGACACAGGGCAACACTTTGGGAAGAGCAGTCAGTCCAACAAGGAGAAGGGATCCTGTTCTCTTCACAGGAGCGGAGAGGGCCTGAGGCCAATGTAACCCCCGAGCCCCGAAGACAGCAGGGGACAGAGAGCCTGTGCCACAGCAGAGGTTCCCTGTGCAGACACCTGACTTCTCCCTGGTGAAGGCGCCCAGCGCAGCAGAGCTGGCACTGCGCCACTGTTGGGGGTGCAGGTGGAAATGGTCAAAACGAGATCAAGGCAACAAGGGTTTGGTGGAGCCATTTTTTCTCAACGGAAGACACACACGTGGATTCTGAAAACTGTGTCCCTGCTACTCTGGGGGAGACCAGAGGGAAAAGCTGGTCAGTGTGGTGCATGAGTGTCCAAGACAGCGGTACCAGAGTCTGGGACAGGACGGCCACACAGGGGGCGAGTGTGGGGGGCTCCCCGACAGCTGTCCCAAGCCTTCCCCTCTGAAGGGGTCTGCACCCTGCCCACTTCTCCAGCAGAGGATGAACACCACTGCGGGGCTCCCCACGCATCCTCCCAGGGGAGGTGCCAAGAAGGCTAGGGTCCCCCCACCTCGGGCCGGGTCCCAGATCAGGTGGCTGAGGGGGCGCGGCGCAGAGCACAGCCCAGGCTGCTGACCCAGGAGCCTGCAGAGCAGGCCACGGGCATGCCAGGAAGGCTCGCAGCGCCTCACTGTCCCTGGCAGCTCTGAGCCAGAACAGAAAAGAATGTCTAGGTAGGTCGTGTTTTTGGACTGAGCCAACTAGCATTTGCTCAAGACTTTGATAACAGGTCTTTGTTTCTCATAACAgggctttctttaaaataaaacaaaacccactGTGTCGTCCACAGCTTCAGAAGCAAGATCAAACATTTCCTAAAGTGCTCCCACATCTGAAATATCAAAGCTACTTTCAAATACTCTGGCTAGCGGGCTACTGGTTGAAATGGGGGCTTCCTCTCTTCCAGGACACCCAGTGCCTTGGCCCAGCACGCGGGTGTGCCCACATGAGTGGTGGCACGCCAGCTGACTTCACGGAAAATGCTATCGAGTAAATTCCTGAACTTAGATGGGAGACATAATTAGTGTTGTTTTTGGACAGCTTTCTTGCCACACTTTAGGACAGCCTTGCTCCTCTTCCACTACAGAGGGCCTCACCTCAAAACCATATTTATCTGAGGCAAACAAACTCTTCAAAGCCTATGAGTTATTTTCTACTGTAATTGACTAAAATGATGGCCTCAATTACTGCAGAGCTCTGAGagatgtattttatttcctttctgagaCCAGCATTCAGAGCAGAGCAGAATGGCCTTGGTCTCCTCTGTAAAAGCAGCAGTCCACTCTGCTCTCCCGGCTAGAGGGGAGCGAGAGGCTGGGGCCGGCACCGTGAACACAGCACCTACGTCCCCGCCCGACCAGGCCCAGCAAGGCTCGGTCCTCTTGTAGGACAGTGGTTGCGGTCACTTGTAGAGCCAATAAACACTGGAGACACCCGGGGTTAATCTTCCAACATCACCCTTAAGTGAAGAACTGTGCTTTGCTTCTCATCTCTAAAACTGTAACACAAGAGATAACACACGAAGCCCACGGCTGCATTCCGAAGGCGATGGGGAGGCCAGGGCACTCCACCGTGGAACCTGGGTGTGTCTGGGCTCGGTGAGCCATCTGCCCGCCAGGCATGTTCCAGGACCGCAGCCTGCCCGTCACTCCAGCTGCAGCAGGTGTGGAAGAAGCTGTGTTCATGCTGTTCTCTTTTTCAAGTTTGTCACAGCACACAGACAAGATGTCTCAAATGTACACACAAGGCTTGAAGTAATGGACAGACTGTAAACCCATTCACTAGCACGCCCTTGAACTGGATCACCTAGGAACAATTACTCTCCAAAGCCAGGACcataaaaagcataaaaaaagcATATGAAAGCATAAAAAAGAAGGGCACACGGCTTCACTGACACTCTCAGTCAGGGGAGCACACCGCCCTTGCCCACACACTGCAGAACCACAGGGAGCACCCAGCTGGCGGGCAGGCAGGCAGCTGCAAGGGGTGCCAGATCAGGGGCTCTGCTCTCAGTCAAAGCTTCATGCCAAagcccctgcctcccctgcccacATGGGCTGCATACACAGCCCCCAGGAGCCAGGACTCCAGCTCTGGGGTGCCCTGCTGTGCTTCAAGGCCCCCAAGTCACTGAAGGCACGCTTGCTGCATGAGGGCCACCTGGCCAGCAACGGGGCTGCAGAAGCTGCCAGGAAGGTCCTGCTGACAGGACTTACATCTGTGGGACAGACAGGACAGGCCACAGGGAGCTGTTGTCCTGGGGGCCagtgggagcctggtggtcttAGCTGGACTGAGTGTCTACAGCCACCTGGGACCAGCCCTCCTCAGCACTGTCTCTGGGACGGGCCCAGACAGCTGCGAGCCTCTGTCATGTTCTCAGCACCCCAGGTCCTGACGTAGAGAACCAGTGCTGGTCACTCTGAGGAAGAAAAGCACCAGGCTTCCATTTCAGGAAAGCACAGCAGTAACAAATACAGTTTCCTTCCACAGAATTATTTTCATGATTAAATCTCTCTAAAGGTAGCCTACAGTTATCCCCTAACTTTTGCCTGTAACAGAAATTTCTGAAAACTACATCAAATAGATTTGAACTATATTTAAAGCTCACAAAATAAGTCCATCAATTACAAGAACATCATAGCGAATGATGACATGGACAACAGCATCGACAATGTAAACTCTGACTCTAGAGAAAACAGGTATGTTAGAAAACACGCAAACACAGCAGCACAGAGAATAAATGCAAATGCTCCCCTTCCTGACCCACCTGAGGCGGCCACTGCCGAGTCTGCTTACCCTCCGGGATTCCCTCCACACGCATCCACTCGCACCTTCACCCACAAAACGGGGTCACTTCGTTAACAAGTATCATGGCACCACCGAGAGGAGTTTTTTAAGACCTGAATAAGTGGAGAGACACTCCACGTGCGTGGACTGGAGCACTCAAGATGGTTAAACAGTCAACACGCCTCCAACTGATCTAAAGACTGAGCACGATCCCGATCAAATCCCAACGGCTTCTTCACAGAAGCTGACAAGCGGATCCCCAGATTCCAGTGGAAACACAAGGGGCCCAGAACAGGTAAAACACCTTGAAAAGGGAGAACAGAACACTGCCCAAGTTCCAAACATACTATCAAACTGCAGTGACGGAGAATGTGCGGCACTCACGGAGGGTTAGACACAGGTCAACAGGACAGAATTCAGAACCTTCACACCAAGGGTCAACTcattctgacaaaggtccaaagTGATTCAATAcaggaaagattttcttttcaacaaatggtgcaaGACaaagggactgctgctgctgctaagtcacttcagtcgtgtccgactctgttcgaccccacagacaggagcccaccaggctcccccgtcctgggattctccaggcaagaacactggagtgggttgccatttccttctccaatgcatgaaagtgaaacgtgaaagtgaagtcgctcagtcgtgtccaaccctcagcgaccccatggattgcagcccaccaggctcctccgtctatgggattttccaggcaagagtactggagtggggtgccatcaccttttcTGACAAAGGGACAGTCACATGCAAAAGATATGAAGCTGCCCCCTACCCAATGCTATACCCCCAAATTATCCAAAACAGGCccaaaaatctaaatttaaaaactttaaatgtaaAACTTCTAAAGGAAAACATGAGAGAAAATCTTTGTTATCTTGgatatatgacaccaaaagcataatttatacacagaaaaactgctAAACTGCACTTTCAGTTCAGATCAGCccctcagtcgtgtgcgaccccatgaaactgCACTTTATCAGCAATAAAAACCTTTGAGTTTCAAAAGACTCTCTTAAGAAAttgaaaagggacttccctggtggtccagtggttaagactcccaatgcagggggcacaggtttgacccctggttggggaacta is part of the Bos indicus x Bos taurus breed Angus x Brahman F1 hybrid chromosome 1, Bos_hybrid_MaternalHap_v2.0, whole genome shotgun sequence genome and encodes:
- the UBE2G2 gene encoding ubiquitin-conjugating enzyme E2 G2 isoform X3 — encoded protein: MAGTALKRLMAEYKQLTLNPPEGIVAGPMNEENFFEWEALIMGPEDTCFEFGVFPAILSFPLDYPLSPPKMRFTCEMFHPNIYPDGRVCISILHAPGDDPMGYESSAERWSPVQSVEKILLSVVSMLAEPNDESGANVDASKMWRDDREQFYKVAKQIVQKSLGL
- the UBE2G2 gene encoding ubiquitin-conjugating enzyme E2 G2 isoform X2; the encoded protein is MNEENFFEWEALIMGPEDTCFEFGVFPAILSFPLDYPLSPPKMRFTCEMFHPNIYPDGRVCISILHAPGDDPMGYESSAERWSPVQSVEKILLSVSPMTRAAPTWTPPRCGGTTGSSSTRSPSRLCRSRWGSEPPAPMHSCAQTHCRAQTHCQAVRGVSSGTDTLCWYQKRRACRTTASVFFVPFLPQAGFSSEMRASVG
- the UBE2G2 gene encoding ubiquitin-conjugating enzyme E2 G2 isoform X1, producing the protein MAGTALKRLMAEYKQLTLNPPEGIVAGPMNEENFFEWEALIMGPEDTCFEFGVFPAILSFPLDYPLSPPKMRFTCEMFHPNIYPDGRVCISILHAPGDDPMGYESSAERWSPVQSVEKILLSVSPMTRAAPTWTPPRCGGTTGSSSTRSPSRLCRSRWGSEPPAPMHSCAQTHCRAQTHCQAVRGVSSGTDTLCWYQKRRACRTTASVFFVPFLPQAGFSSEMRASVG
- the UBE2G2 gene encoding ubiquitin-conjugating enzyme E2 G2 isoform X4, translating into MRFTCEMFHPNIYPDGRVCISILHAPGDDPMGYESSAERWSPVQSVEKILLSVSPMTRAAPTWTPPRCGGTTGSSSTRSPSRLCRSRWGSEPPAPMHSCAQTHCRAQTHCQAVRGVSSGTDTLCWYQKRRACRTTASVFFVPFLPQAGFSSEMRASVG